ATGAGCGCGTTGAGCGAGGCGTCGAAGTTCAGCTTGTTGCGTTTGAGCGCCTCGAGCTTGACCTCGTGGTTGCGTGCTAGGATCTGACGGCGCCACTCGACCTCTTCGGGAGAGGGCTCCTCCGAGGGGATCTCCTCGGTGGCCACCTCGGTCTCCTCGGCGATCCGGTCGATGTCGACGTCGTGCAGCAGGGCGACCACGCGGAACAGCTTCTCGTCGTCTACGCGGTTCGAGCTGTAGAGGTACGCCAGCCCCAGCGTGGCCGAGACCACCGTGGCGGTGCAGACGTAGCCGACTAGCGTCATCAACATTCTCATCTTGCATCACCTCCCGCGCCGCCCGCACTGCGGCCGGCGAGTGTCTGCAGCGCGACCTCGTCCATCAGCTTCGCGTCGGCACGCTGCTCACCGAGCCGGTGGGCGGTGCGTTGCCGCTCCTCGAGTTTGTCGAGCGTGCGCACCTCGCGGTCGGCGTCGGCCACCAGGTTGCGGCGGCGGTCGACCTCCTTCTCGACGAGCTTCAGCTTCTCGGCCAGGTCCTTCGACTGCGACTCCAGGATCAGCTCGTACCGCTGGTGCTCGACGATGCGGTTGACGCTCAAATTCTGCTCCCGCGCCAGCTGCTGCTGCCGCGACCGCACCCCCGCGAGCTCGGCCAGCACCTTTCGCCGCTGCTCGGTGATGACCTCCGCCGCGCGGTACGCGTCGGCGAGCTGACCGCGCAGCTCGTCACGCCGCGCCTCGCGGAGGCGCCGCACCGGTTCGAGTCGGAAGCGATAATTGGCCATGGTTGGCGGCTAGGTCAGGTGGGTTGGGGAGGCGTCATTGCGCTGGCAGCGGGCGACACGATGGGCGCGATCGGCGCCGCGGGCGGTCCGAGCGCGTTGGCCGCCTTGGCGCCCAGAGTGTTGAGCGCCTGGATCGTGGTTTCGAGCGTGCACTCCTCGCTGCGGGTCTGTCGCAGGAAGCCGTTGATCTCCTCGCGGAGCGCGAGCGCGGCGTCGACGGTCCGGTTGCTCCCCTTGCGGTAGGCGCCGATGGTGATCAGGTCCTCGTTCTCGCGGTAGGCGGCAAGCAGGCGTCGGACCAGCAGGGCGGACTCCTGTTCGCGGGCGCCGGCGACCTCGCTCATCAACCGGCTGATGCTCTGCAGCAGGTCGATGGCCGGGTAGTGTCCCTCGCCGGCCAGTTTGCGCGACAGCCAGACGTGGCCGTCCAGCAGTCCCCGCATGGTGTCGGCGATCGGCTCGTTCTCGTCATCGCCCTCGACCAGCACCGAGTAGAACGCGGTGATGCTGCCCGCGCTGGATCGGCCGGCACGCTCGACCAGCCGCGGCAGCAGGCTGAAGGTGGAGGGGGGGTAGCCGCGGCTGGTGGGTGGCTCGCCGGCCGCAAGGCCGATCTCGCGGTTGGCCATCGCGGTGCGCGTGACCGAGTCGACCAGCAGCAGCACGTCCTGGCCGCGGTCGCGGAACCACTCGGCGATCGAGGTCGCCGCCGACGCGGCCTGCAGCCGCATCAGCGCCGGCTCGTTGCTGGTGGCGACCACCACCACGCTCCGCTTGAGCCCCTCGGGCCCGAGGTCCCGTTCAATGAAGTCGTTGACCTCGCGGCCACGCTCGCCGACCAGGCAGATCACGTTGACGTCGGCCGACGTGTTGCGCGCCATCATGCCCAGGAGCACGCTCTTGCCAACGCCGGACCCGGCGAAGATGCCCAGCCGCTGGCCGCGGCCGCAGGTCAGCATACCGTCGATCGAACGGACGCCCGTGGAAAGCGGCTGCTGGATCCGGGGCCGGTCGACTGGTCCCGGCGCGTCGCGCTCCAGCGGGGCCCGGTCGGTGAGGTACGGGTGAGGCTTGCCGTCGATGCACCGCGCGTGGGCGTTCACAACGCGGCCGAGGAGACCGGTGCCAACGCGGATGCGGCGGGCGGCCTGCTTGAGCCTGACGCGGCATCCGCGGCGCACGCCGGCGATGCTGCGCAGCGGGTACAGCACGGCGCCCGCGTCGGAGAACCCGACGACCTCGGCCTCGATCGCTTCGCCCGACGGCGCGTAGATCTCCGCCAGCGCTCCGATGGGCGCGGGGAAGTCGGCCGCCGTCGCGGTGAGGCCCACCACCTCCACGACGCTGCCGTTCAGCGCAGCGGGGGTGGCGTTCTGTAGTAGGTAGTCAAAGTCCATGGGGACGGTCCATCGTCCTGCCGGTTGTTCGCCTGTGTTTAGCTGAGTTCTTCTGCGATGCGTTCGAGCTGGGATTCGAGCTGCATATCGATCGACCCGTAGCGGGTCTCGACCAGGCACCCACCGGGCCGCACCGCGTCGTCGCCGAGGATCCGGGTCTGTGCCAGACGGCCCAGGTCGCGGGCGACGTCTTCCGCCTTGGGGGCCAGGTGGGCGTGGTCGGCGGGGTTCAGCCGCACCGTGATCTCGCCGCCCGACGCGGCCATTGTCAACGCCTCGCGGACCCACTCGGCCGAGATCTCAGGCCGCTCCGTAAGCTCGCGGCGGATGAGCCGCTCGGCGATCTTCACCGCTAGCGCCAACGACGCCTGCTGCCAGTGGTCCAGCCACTGGCTCCGCGAAGCGTCGAGCTGCTCGACGATCCCGGCCAGCGCGGGGCGGAGGGTGTCGATCTGCTTGCCGACCATCTCCGCCAGCACCTGTTCGATAGCCTGCTCGGCGGCTTCGCGGCCGGCCTTCTCCGCGTTCCGACGCACCTGTTGAGCGTCGGCGTGCGCCTGCTGCACAATCTTGGCGGCCTCGTCGCGGACCTGCTGGACGTACTCGTCCGCGCGGTGCGACATGTCTTGGAAGTCGAACGCCACGCCTCGGACGGATGGCGCGTTCGATGGCGGTGCGTCTACGCCGCCGCGGATAATGCTTGCCATCAGGCGGCCCTCCTCGGCTGGGCGACCCGTTCCGCGGCGGCCTCGCCGACCGCACGCTGCGCGTGGGCGACATCGCTCAGCCGCACCGGCCCAAGCCGATTGATGCTCTGCTCCAACG
This portion of the Posidoniimonas corsicana genome encodes:
- the fliJ gene encoding flagellar export protein FliJ, yielding MANYRFRLEPVRRLREARRDELRGQLADAYRAAEVITEQRRKVLAELAGVRSRQQQLAREQNLSVNRIVEHQRYELILESQSKDLAEKLKLVEKEVDRRRNLVADADREVRTLDKLEERQRTAHRLGEQRADAKLMDEVALQTLAGRSAGGAGGDAR
- a CDS encoding FliI/YscN family ATPase; its protein translation is MDFDYLLQNATPAALNGSVVEVVGLTATAADFPAPIGALAEIYAPSGEAIEAEVVGFSDAGAVLYPLRSIAGVRRGCRVRLKQAARRIRVGTGLLGRVVNAHARCIDGKPHPYLTDRAPLERDAPGPVDRPRIQQPLSTGVRSIDGMLTCGRGQRLGIFAGSGVGKSVLLGMMARNTSADVNVICLVGERGREVNDFIERDLGPEGLKRSVVVVATSNEPALMRLQAASAATSIAEWFRDRGQDVLLLVDSVTRTAMANREIGLAAGEPPTSRGYPPSTFSLLPRLVERAGRSSAGSITAFYSVLVEGDDENEPIADTMRGLLDGHVWLSRKLAGEGHYPAIDLLQSISRLMSEVAGAREQESALLVRRLLAAYRENEDLITIGAYRKGSNRTVDAALALREEINGFLRQTRSEECTLETTIQALNTLGAKAANALGPPAAPIAPIVSPAASAMTPPQPT
- a CDS encoding FliH/SctL family protein, with amino-acid sequence MASIIRGGVDAPPSNAPSVRGVAFDFQDMSHRADEYVQQVRDEAAKIVQQAHADAQQVRRNAEKAGREAAEQAIEQVLAEMVGKQIDTLRPALAGIVEQLDASRSQWLDHWQQASLALAVKIAERLIRRELTERPEISAEWVREALTMAASGGEITVRLNPADHAHLAPKAEDVARDLGRLAQTRILGDDAVRPGGCLVETRYGSIDMQLESQLERIAEELS